A region from the Paraburkholderia youngii genome encodes:
- a CDS encoding SDR family oxidoreductase — protein sequence MTQRLAGKTALITAAGQGIGLATAELFAREGARVIATDIRIDGLAGKPVEARKLDVLDGAAIKALAAEVGTIDVLFNCAGYVHAGNILECSEEDWDFAFDLNAKAMYRMIRAFLPAMLEKGGGSIINMSSAASSVKGVPNRFAYGASKAAVVGLTKSVAADFVTRGVRCNAICPGTVSSPSLEQRIAAQAQAQGASVDAVQAAFVARQPMGRIGKPEEIAALALYLASDESSFTTGQLHVIDGGWSN from the coding sequence ATGACACAAAGACTGGCCGGCAAAACGGCCCTGATCACCGCGGCGGGACAAGGTATCGGTCTCGCCACCGCCGAACTGTTCGCGCGCGAAGGCGCGCGCGTGATCGCCACCGATATCCGCATCGACGGACTCGCTGGCAAGCCGGTCGAGGCGCGCAAGCTCGACGTGCTCGACGGCGCGGCGATCAAGGCGCTCGCCGCGGAAGTCGGCACGATCGACGTGCTGTTCAACTGCGCGGGCTACGTGCATGCGGGCAATATCCTCGAATGCAGCGAGGAGGACTGGGATTTCGCGTTCGACCTCAACGCGAAGGCGATGTACCGTATGATTCGCGCGTTCTTGCCAGCCATGTTGGAGAAGGGCGGCGGCTCGATCATCAACATGTCGTCGGCGGCGTCGAGCGTGAAGGGCGTGCCGAACCGCTTCGCGTACGGTGCGTCGAAAGCCGCAGTGGTCGGGCTGACGAAGTCCGTCGCCGCGGATTTCGTCACGCGTGGTGTACGCTGTAACGCGATTTGCCCGGGCACGGTGTCCTCGCCGTCGCTCGAACAGCGAATCGCCGCGCAGGCTCAGGCGCAGGGCGCGTCGGTCGATGCGGTGCAGGCCGCGTTCGTCGCGCGTCAGCCGATGGGCCGCATCGGCAAGCCGGAGGAAATCGCCGCGCTCGCGCTGTATCTCGCGTCCGACGAGTCGTCGTTCACGACGGGCCAGCTCCATGTGATCGACGGCGGATGGTCGAACTGA
- a CDS encoding ureidoglycolate lyase, whose translation MKLLRYGPKGQEKPGLLDAQGKIRDLSKVVGDIDGAVLGDESLAKLRALDPATLPLVEGNPRVGPCVGKIGKFICIGLNYADHAAESNLPVPAEPVIFNKWTSAISGPNDDIEIPRGSKKTDWEVELGVVIGKAAKYVDEANALEHVAGYCVVNDVSEREWQIERGGTWDKGKGFDTFGPIGPWVVTRDEVADPQNLSLWLEVDGHRYQNGSTKTMIFSVAKLVSYVSQCMSLQPGDVISTGTPPGVGMGVKPNPVFLKPGQTVRLGIEGLGEQTQKTYAAE comes from the coding sequence ATGAAACTGCTTCGTTATGGGCCGAAGGGCCAAGAAAAGCCGGGCCTGCTGGACGCGCAAGGCAAGATTCGCGATCTGTCGAAGGTGGTGGGCGATATCGACGGCGCTGTGCTCGGCGATGAAAGCCTCGCCAAACTGCGCGCGCTCGATCCGGCAACGCTGCCGCTCGTCGAAGGAAATCCGCGCGTGGGCCCGTGCGTCGGCAAGATCGGCAAGTTCATCTGCATCGGCCTGAACTACGCGGATCACGCGGCGGAATCGAATCTGCCGGTGCCGGCCGAACCGGTCATCTTCAACAAGTGGACGAGCGCGATCAGCGGCCCGAACGACGACATCGAAATCCCGCGCGGCTCGAAGAAGACCGACTGGGAAGTGGAACTCGGCGTCGTGATCGGCAAGGCGGCGAAGTACGTCGACGAAGCGAACGCGCTCGAGCACGTGGCCGGCTACTGCGTCGTCAACGACGTGTCGGAGCGCGAATGGCAGATCGAGCGCGGCGGCACGTGGGACAAGGGCAAGGGCTTCGACACGTTCGGCCCGATCGGCCCGTGGGTCGTCACGCGCGATGAAGTCGCCGATCCGCAGAACCTGAGCCTGTGGCTGGAAGTGGACGGCCATCGCTACCAGAACGGCAGCACGAAGACGATGATCTTCAGTGTCGCGAAGCTGGTGTCGTATGTGTCGCAGTGCATGAGCCTGCAGCCGGGCGACGTGATCTCGACCGGCACGCCGCCGGGCGTCGGCATGGGCGTGAAGCCGAACCCGGTATTCCTGAAGCCGGGGCAGACGGTGCGTCTGGGTATCGAAGGGCTGGGCGAGCAGACGCAGAAGACTTACGCGGCGGAGTAA
- a CDS encoding PaaI family thioesterase, whose protein sequence is MTDLLDRARGALHAQPFSMLLGAELMHASSEELTLCLPIRDELRQQHGFVHGGVISYLADNALTFAGALSLGPRVVTGEYKINYLRPAVKGTLIARASVVYAGRHQATCQCSVFVMEGNREKLVAVAQGTVNRIGENGEQEAGN, encoded by the coding sequence ATGACCGACCTACTCGACCGGGCGCGCGGCGCACTGCACGCCCAGCCGTTCAGCATGCTGCTAGGCGCGGAGTTGATGCACGCCAGCAGCGAAGAGCTCACCCTGTGTCTGCCGATTCGCGATGAACTGCGGCAGCAGCATGGCTTCGTGCATGGCGGCGTCATCAGTTATCTCGCCGACAATGCGTTGACGTTCGCGGGCGCGCTGTCGCTGGGTCCGCGAGTCGTGACCGGTGAATACAAGATCAACTATCTGCGCCCGGCGGTGAAGGGCACGCTGATCGCGCGCGCCAGCGTCGTCTATGCGGGCCGGCATCAGGCGACCTGCCAGTGCAGCGTGTTCGTGATGGAGGGGAATCGCGAGAAGCTGGTGGCGGTTGCGCAGGGGACCGTCAATCGGATTGGGGAGAATGGAGAGCAGGAGGCGGGCAATTAA
- a CDS encoding methyl-accepting chemotaxis protein, with product MFSKIKVASGLLCVLAAFCVFQLVTVGLGFWSLTRTHDDVGDLASIALKQVDAVNQTTQRLMDARINLSRAGTRMVRGGAEPTDIVQHAREQLAAADQSFAGFMSAQKTSDEDSARATALAERYKTLHGALAELVQYLDSNNIQAFLYQPTQSFQDAYLAEVHNFEQFGDAASRASLASIDARVAAFRIVSVVILLVLVAGTLAVYTALRRGVVAPLEEAGRHFERIAQGRLDQPIAARGSNEIGRLFSGLATMQASVARTVSSVRESADSIHLGANEIATGNADLSARTENQAASLEETASSMEELTATVRQNADHAREANALAETALDATSRGSEVVNQVVDKMRGIAQSSDKIAEIISVIDGIAFQTNILALNAAVEAARAGEQGRGFAVVAGEVRGLAQRSAQSAKEIKTLISESVAEIQGGSALVERAGEAMSHVSASISRVTQMMAEISASSLEQSTGIEQVNQAVVQMDEMTQQNAALVEQAAAAAASLHQQTEQLKQAVSVFEISESVLRTQQRSPMSAVNAEFALTGMHAL from the coding sequence ATGTTCAGCAAGATCAAGGTCGCATCCGGCCTGCTATGTGTTCTGGCCGCGTTCTGCGTCTTCCAGCTCGTCACGGTAGGGTTGGGGTTCTGGTCGCTGACCCGCACGCACGACGACGTCGGCGATCTGGCGAGCATCGCGCTGAAGCAGGTCGACGCGGTCAACCAGACGACGCAGCGCCTGATGGACGCGCGCATCAACCTGTCGCGCGCCGGCACGCGCATGGTGCGCGGCGGCGCCGAGCCGACGGACATCGTGCAGCACGCTCGCGAACAGCTCGCCGCCGCCGATCAGTCTTTCGCGGGCTTCATGAGCGCCCAGAAGACCAGCGACGAAGACAGCGCGCGCGCCACCGCGCTCGCCGAACGCTACAAGACGCTGCACGGCGCGCTCGCGGAGCTCGTGCAGTATCTCGACTCGAACAACATTCAGGCCTTCCTCTATCAACCCACGCAATCGTTTCAGGACGCCTATCTGGCGGAAGTGCACAACTTCGAGCAATTCGGCGACGCCGCGAGCCGCGCGTCGCTAGCTTCGATCGATGCGCGCGTGGCGGCGTTTCGCATCGTCAGCGTGGTGATTCTGCTCGTGCTGGTCGCCGGCACGCTTGCCGTCTATACGGCGCTGCGCCGCGGCGTCGTGGCACCGCTCGAGGAGGCGGGCCGCCACTTCGAGCGCATCGCGCAAGGCCGTCTCGATCAACCGATCGCCGCGCGCGGCAGCAACGAAATCGGCCGCCTGTTCTCCGGCCTCGCGACGATGCAGGCGAGCGTCGCACGCACCGTCAGTAGCGTGCGCGAATCGGCCGACTCGATCCATCTCGGCGCCAACGAAATCGCGACCGGCAACGCCGATCTGTCCGCACGTACCGAAAACCAGGCGGCATCGCTCGAGGAAACGGCGTCGAGCATGGAAGAACTGACGGCGACCGTGCGCCAGAACGCCGATCACGCGCGCGAAGCCAACGCGCTCGCCGAGACCGCGCTCGATGCAACGTCGCGCGGCAGCGAAGTCGTCAACCAGGTGGTCGACAAGATGCGCGGCATCGCGCAGAGCTCGGACAAAATCGCCGAGATCATTTCGGTGATCGACGGTATCGCGTTCCAGACCAACATCCTCGCGCTCAATGCCGCCGTCGAGGCGGCGCGTGCCGGAGAGCAGGGCCGGGGCTTCGCGGTCGTGGCCGGCGAAGTGCGCGGCCTCGCGCAACGCAGCGCGCAATCGGCGAAGGAAATCAAGACGCTGATCAGCGAATCGGTCGCGGAGATTCAGGGCGGCTCGGCGCTGGTCGAGCGCGCCGGCGAAGCGATGAGCCATGTGTCGGCGTCGATCTCGCGCGTCACGCAGATGATGGCCGAAATCAGCGCGTCGTCGCTCGAGCAGAGCACCGGCATCGAGCAGGTGAACCAGGCGGTCGTGCAGATGGACGAGATGACGCAGCAAAACGCGGCGCTCGTCGAGCAGGCCGCAGCGGCGGCTGCTTCGCTGCATCAGCAGACCGAGCAATTGAAACAGGCCGTTTCCGTGTTCGAAATTTCTGAAAGTGTGTTGCGCACGCAACAGCGCAGTCCAATGTCCGCAGTAAATGCTGAATTCGCATTAACCGGAATGCATGCGCTTTAA
- a CDS encoding cold-shock protein, translating into MATGTVKWFNDAKGFGFITPDDGGEDLFAHFSEIQASGFKSLQENQKVSFEVKQGPKGKQAANIQSI; encoded by the coding sequence ATGGCAACAGGTACTGTTAAGTGGTTTAACGATGCAAAGGGCTTCGGCTTCATCACCCCGGACGACGGCGGCGAAGACCTGTTTGCACACTTCTCGGAAATCCAGGCATCGGGCTTCAAGTCCCTGCAGGAGAACCAGAAAGTGTCGTTCGAAGTCAAGCAAGGCCCGAAGGGCAAGCAGGCTGCAAACATCCAGTCGATCTAA
- a CDS encoding AGE family epimerase/isomerase: MPSTTPPPASTTTAANALREHFANVVLPMWRGPGFNHALQLPYEALDATGAEPLPAQRYRAMACARQLFTFAQAGDMEHARVLFDSLTRTFRDANHGGWFYSVDALGVPLDTTKDLYTHAFVVFACAEYARRSANVDALKLVHSTTALIQSNFAADGDLFNAALNVDFSKVTATPLQNPLMHLTEAWLAACQATRDNVFGAALRRLAGAVARHFVHAPSGCIAELPIGASGNRLEPGHQFEWYWLVRQAGALFDGTGLTEALARAFAFAQQHGVDPNNGGVCASLDEAGNVSDATQRIWAQTEYLRALASHDDPAVRAALPQQIARFQRCFLHEHGWFECKTASGEVARADMPSTTPYHLATAYAALPEGAESGAET; encoded by the coding sequence ATGCCAAGCACGACCCCTCCCCCCGCTTCGACGACCACCGCCGCGAACGCGCTGCGCGAGCACTTCGCGAACGTGGTGCTGCCGATGTGGCGCGGGCCCGGCTTCAACCACGCGTTGCAGCTGCCCTACGAAGCGCTTGACGCCACCGGAGCCGAGCCTTTGCCCGCGCAACGCTATCGGGCGATGGCGTGCGCGCGGCAGTTGTTCACGTTTGCGCAAGCGGGCGACATGGAACACGCGCGCGTGCTGTTCGATTCGCTGACGCGCACCTTTCGGGACGCCAACCACGGCGGATGGTTTTATAGCGTCGACGCGCTCGGCGTGCCGCTCGACACGACGAAGGACCTCTACACGCACGCGTTCGTCGTGTTCGCTTGCGCGGAATACGCGCGGCGCTCCGCCAACGTCGACGCGCTGAAGCTCGTACACAGCACGACCGCGCTGATCCAGTCGAACTTCGCGGCCGACGGCGATCTGTTCAACGCCGCGCTGAACGTCGACTTTTCGAAAGTCACCGCCACGCCGCTGCAGAATCCGCTGATGCACCTGACCGAAGCGTGGCTCGCCGCCTGCCAGGCGACGCGCGATAACGTCTTTGGCGCCGCGTTGCGCCGCCTCGCTGGCGCGGTCGCGCGACACTTCGTGCATGCGCCGAGCGGCTGCATCGCCGAACTGCCGATCGGTGCGAGCGGCAATCGTCTGGAGCCGGGACATCAGTTCGAGTGGTACTGGCTGGTCAGGCAGGCGGGCGCGCTGTTCGACGGAACGGGGCTAACGGAAGCGCTGGCGCGCGCTTTCGCCTTCGCGCAGCAGCATGGTGTGGACCCGAACAACGGCGGGGTGTGCGCATCGCTCGACGAGGCTGGCAATGTCAGCGACGCGACTCAGCGGATCTGGGCGCAGACGGAATACCTGCGTGCGCTCGCCTCTCACGACGATCCGGCCGTGCGCGCGGCGCTACCGCAACAGATCGCGCGTTTTCAGCGATGCTTTTTGCATGAACATGGGTGGTTCGAATGCAAGACGGCGAGCGGTGAAGTTGCGCGCGCCGACATGCCGTCAACCACGCCTTATCACTTGGCTACCGCCTACGCGGCGCTGCCCGAGGGTGCCGAATCGGGCGCGGAAACTTAG